Sequence from the Mycobacterium florentinum genome:
GTCGCTCAGGGTCTCCAGCAGCGTCCTGGACTGTTCCTCGGCACTGATCCGGCGCCGCTGCTCCTCGGCGGCGAGTTGCACGATCGTGCGCGACCACACCACGCGGGCCCAGTGAAACGTCAACAGAATCACGGTGATCCATGCCACCCACAGCCCGACGCCGGGGCCGGGACTACCGGCGGGCGCGGTCTGGCGTGACCACACGGCCAACAGCCCGGCCGCGCCGGCTATCGACGAGCCCGCCAGCGCGATCCAGGCCAGCGCCCAACGGCGGGTCAGCAATGCCAGCATCGAGAATCCGACGCCGAAAACCAGTGCCAGCCAAGAGAATACCTTCGAAGGCAGCGACAACGCGGCCGCCCCGGCGCCGTGGCTGCTGAACAGCACATCCCAACCGCGGACCTGGCCGGTGTGCGGCAGGATGAACGACCCCAGCAGCACGAAGACCAAGACGGCGACGATGAATGCCCTTGGGCCGGGATCGATTTCGCGTGCAACGCGGTGTTCTGCGGCCTCGATCTCGGCACGCAGTGCGTCAAGGTCCGTGTGTTCTTTCGTCATCGGCTACATCCCAGGGGTTCGACCGGTTCAATCGCCGGCCCAATGCCGGGCATGCCCAACCCGATACCGCGCGGGCGCACTCGTGCGGCGTGCGCGTCACCCGCTCTGGTGCGGCGGTGGGTCAGGATGCCGGCGTCGGCGATCAGGTGGTGTGGCGCGGCCTCGGTGACCGCGGTGGTGATGATGTCTCCCGGCCGCACCGGGGTGTCGGCGGTGAAGTGCACCAGCCGGCCGTCGCGGGCGCGCCCCGTCATGCGGGCGGTGCGCGCGTCCTTGCGGCCCTCGCCGGTGGCGACCAGCAGTTCGACGGTCTGGCCGATCAGTTCGCGGTTGCCCTCCAGCGAGATCTGCTCCTGCAGCTCGATGAGCCGCATATAGCGTTCCTGCACAACGGCTTTCGGCAGCTGTTCGTCGAGTTCGGCTGCCGGTGTGCCGGGCCGCTTCGAATACTGGAAGGTGAACGCGGCCGCGAACCGGGCCTGGCGCACCACGTCGAGGGTGGCCGCGAAGTCCGCCTCGGTTTCGCCGGGGAATCCGACGATGAGGTCGGTGGTGATGGCCGCATGCGGCATGGCCGACCGCACGCGATCGATGATGCCGAGGTAGCGCTCGGCACGGTACGAGCGCCGCATCGCCCGCAACATCCGGTCGGACCCCGACTGCAGCGGCATATGCAGGGCCGGGCAGACATTCGGCGTCTGCGCCATTGCCTCGATCACGTCGTCGGTGAACTCCGCCGGGTGCGGCGAGGTGAACCGCACACGTTCGAGTCCGTCGATGCCGCCGCAGGCCCGCAACAGCTCGGCGAAGGCACCGCGGTGGCGGGGCAGGGCCGGATCCGCGAACGAGACACCGTAGGCGTTGACGTTCTGCCCCAGCAGCGTGACTTCCAGCACGCCGTCGTCCACCAGCGATCGCACCTCGGCCAGGATGTCAGCCGGGCTGCGGTCGACCTCCTTGCCCCGCAGCGACGGCACAATGCAGAACGTACAGCTGTTGTTACAGCCGACGGAGATGGAAACCCAAGCGGCATAGGCGGATTCGCGAGCGCTGGGCAGTGACGACGGAAACTCCTGCAGCGCCTCGACGATTTCCACCTGGGCGACTTTGTTGTGCCGGGCCCGGTCGAGCAGCGTGGGCAGCGAGCCGATGTTGTGGGTGCCGAACACCACGTCGACCCACGGCGCCTTGCGCAGCAAGGCGTCTCGGTCCTTCTGGGCCAGACAGCCGCCGACCGCGATCTGGAAGTCGGGATTGTCGCGCTTGCGCGGGGCCAGGTGGCTGATGTTGCCGTACAGCTTGTTGTCGGCGTTCTCGCGTACCGCGCAGGTGTTGAAGACCACCACATCCGCGTCGGCGCCTTCGTCGGCGCGCCGGTAGCCGGCCGCCTCGAGCAGACCCGCCAACCGCTCGGAATCGTGGACGTTCATCTGGCAGCCGTAGGTGCGCACCTGATAGGTACGCGCCGAAGCCACTGTCGAAGTCACGGGGCTATGGTACGGCGACCAGGGCCCGAGGGATTAACGCCCAGCTAGACGCGGCGGCGTTCCCGTTCGGCGTTCAGCTCGGCCAGGACGACCTCGCAGGCCAGGTTCTGGCTGTAGCCGCGTCGGGCCAGCATTCCCACCAGCCGGCGGGTGAGCCGTGCGTCGTCGCCGCTGAGCGTGTCCCGCCGCAACTTGGCCCGCACCAGTTCTTCGGCCCGGTCCCGCTCGGCACCGGCATCAATGCCGGCCAGCACGGTGGTGATGACCTCTTTGTCGACGCCCTTGGTGTGCAGCTCGGCGGCCAAGGCGCGCTTGCTCTTTCCCGCGTGAGCGTGCCGGGACCGCACCCATTGTTTCGCGAAGTCCTTGTCGTCTACCAGCCCGACGGCGGCCAGCCGGTCGAGCACCCGGGCGCTGACGTCGCCGGGGTATCCGCGTTTGGCGAGCTGGCCGGACAACTCGGCCCGGGTGCGTGCCCTGGCGGTGAGCAGGCGCAGGCACAACGCCCGCGCCTGCTCTTCGCGGGAGGGATCAGAAGTCGACGGGAGCGGGGAGGACGTCGTCATCAGCAGTCACTACCGCGCCAATGCCAAGCTTTTCCTTGATCTTCTTCTCGATCTCGTTGGCGATGTCGCCGTTCTCCATCAAGAAGTTGCGGACGTTCTCCTTGCCCTGACCGAGCTGCTCGCCCTCGTAGGTGAACCAGGAACCGGACTTGCGAATGAAGCCCTGGTCCACACCCATGTCGATCAGCGAGCCCTCCCTGCTGATGCCGCGGCCGTAGAGGATGTCGAACTCGGCCTGCTTGAACGGCGGTGCCACCTTGTTCTTGACGACCTTGACCCGGGTGCGGTTACCGACCGCGTCGGTGCCGTCCTTGAGGGTCTCGATCCGGCGCACGTCCATGCGCACCGACGCGTAGAACTTCAACGCCTTTCCACCCGTGGTGGTTTCCGGGCTGCCGAACATCACCCCGATCTTCTCGCGGAGCTGGTTGATGAAGATCGCGGTGGTTCCCGAATTGTTCAGCGCGCCAGTCATTTTCCGTAACGCCTGGCTCATCAGCCGGGCCTGCAGCCCGACGTGGCTGTCGCCCATCTCGCCCTCGAGCTCCGCGCGCGGCACCAGGGCGGCCACCGAGTCGATGACCAGAATGTCCAGCGCGCCCGAGCGGATCAGCATGTCGGCGATCTCCAGGGCCTGCTCACCGGTGTCGGGCTGGCTGACCAGCAGGGAATCGGTGTCGACGCCGAGCTTCTTGGCGTAATCGGGGTCCAGGGCGTGCTCGGCGTCGATAAACGCCGCGACGCCGCCGGCGGCCTGGGCGTTGGCCACCGCGTGCAGGGCAACGGTGGTCTTACCCGAGGATTCCGGGCCGTAGATCTCCACGACCCGGCCGCGCGGCAGGCCGCCGATGCCCAGGGCCACGTCCAACGCGATGGATCCGGTGGGAATGATCGAGATCGGTTGACGTGTCTCGTCGCCGAGACGCATCACCGAGCCTTTGCCGTAGCTCTTCTCGATCTGGGCCATCGCCAGTTCGAGGGCCTTTTCGCGGTCGGGCGCTTGCGCCATGGTGTCTCTCCTGTAGTCGTCGTTCTCTGACCGGTATCGGTCGGTTGGCCGTGACACTAGAGAGACCCACCGACAAGTCATCGTCGAACGATCCCCACAGTAGACGAACACCTGTTCGATTCAAGTTCGACACGCCGCGGGCGTTTCGTGTGGCAACATCAGCTACCGACAGGGCGCCGACGGCCCGCATGAACCTTGAGGAAACCGGTGCGAATCCGGTGCGGTCCCGCCACTGTGATCGGGCACATCTTCTCCACCCGAGAGCCAGATACTCACCGTCGGCGCTTCCTCACTAGACGCTGGGGCGGATCTCCCCAGAGAGGCTGGATGCGCCGCATGGATATCTCCGGCGAGCTTGCCGAAATATCTTCCTACAGGGGGTTTTTCGCGCTGACCGTGGGCGGCGCCGCGGCAGGATGGCACCCGGTCCGCCAGGACTACGCCGACGGCTTTGCCGGTTTGATCGACACCACCGCAAAGCGTTACAACACGACGGACCTGCGGATCGGCGCCTCGCTGGTTCACCTCGGCCACGCCACCCGGCTGTGGTCCCCGGTGCTGGCCTGCGCGTTGGCCCACGGCGTCGTCCCGGACCTGCAAGACCTGCAACGTGCCGACGATGGGGCGCAGCTGCGCCTGCCCGAGCCCATCGGAGAGCAGGTCGCGCACACCTCGGCGGAGTTGTTGTATCGCCTTGTGGTGCAACACCATATGCAGCCGTTCGCGGCCGGCCTGCAGGTCAAACTGGCGCCCGCCCTGCTGGCGGGCAACATCGCGTCGGCGCTCGTCGGCGCGTCACGGGCGCTGCTCGCGGCCCGGCCTGACCTGCGCGCGCGGATCGTCGAGAGCACCGAATCGCTGCTGAACACCGGCGTGCTGTCCGGGTCCGGCGCCATCACCGGCTCACATCTGGGGTTCAAGCGCGACAGCTGCTGCCTGTTCTATCGCCTTCCCGGACGATCGGTGTGCGGCGACTGCGTATTTCGCCAGGCGCCCCGGTCCGGCCGGCGTTGAGTGTGGTTAGCGGCTCACCACTGCTCGCGGGGCACGTCGAAGTCGACGCACAACGCCCGCCAGACGTCGCGGGGTTCGATGCCGTCCTCGATCGCCTGGGCGGCGGTCCGGCCCTCGAAACCCGGCAGCACGTGATCTACCAGCACCGATGCACCGTAAGCGGCGCCAAACCGCAGCACCACCCGCTCGTTGAACTCCGTCAGCCGCACGCCAGCCAACATACCGAGCCCGGTCATTTCACGAGTGCCAGCGCTTGGTGGCATACCCGCACCGGGTCGGCGACGCGGTGGATGCCGGACGCCGCGGTGCGCGCGGCCTCGCGGTAGCCGGGCGTCGCCAGCACGTCATTGACCGCCTCGACGAGCGCACCGGCGGTCAGCGGCCGGATCAGCCGCGCGCTCCCCTGCCGCGCCACCCGGTTGGCGATCTCCCACTGGTCGCCGCCGCCGGGAACCACCACCAGCGGCACCCCGGCCAGCAGCGTCTTGGCGACCATTCCGTGGCCGCCGCCGCAGATCACCAGATCGGCGTGCGCCAGCAGCTCGTCCTGACGTCCCAGCCCGACGGCGGCCCACGGCGGCACCGTCAGATTCGGACCGTCGAGACGCGACACCAGCAGGCGCGACCCCGCCGGCAACGTCTCCCCCGGCGTCAGGCACCCCAGCGCGACTTCGGCCAGCCCCTCGGTGCCGATCAGGGCGGTCGACGGTGCGATGACAACCACCGGCCCGGTGCCGGCCGGCACCTCGAGGATGTGATCGGTCGGCTCGAAGTGCAGCGGCCCGACCACTACGGCCTCGGC
This genomic interval carries:
- a CDS encoding Rv2732c family membrane protein: MTKEHTDLDALRAEIEAAEHRVAREIDPGPRAFIVAVLVFVLLGSFILPHTGQVRGWDVLFSSHGAGAAALSLPSKVFSWLALVFGVGFSMLALLTRRWALAWIALAGSSIAGAAGLLAVWSRQTAPAGSPGPGVGLWVAWITVILLTFHWARVVWSRTIVQLAAEEQRRRISAEEQSRTLLETLSDQDTPADPEAEAPPDR
- a CDS encoding DUF3046 domain-containing protein: MRLTEFNERVVLRFGAAYGASVLVDHVLPGFEGRTAAQAIEDGIEPRDVWRALCVDFDVPREQW
- the miaB gene encoding tRNA (N6-isopentenyl adenosine(37)-C2)-methylthiotransferase MiaB yields the protein MTSTVASARTYQVRTYGCQMNVHDSERLAGLLEAAGYRRADEGADADVVVFNTCAVRENADNKLYGNISHLAPRKRDNPDFQIAVGGCLAQKDRDALLRKAPWVDVVFGTHNIGSLPTLLDRARHNKVAQVEIVEALQEFPSSLPSARESAYAAWVSISVGCNNSCTFCIVPSLRGKEVDRSPADILAEVRSLVDDGVLEVTLLGQNVNAYGVSFADPALPRHRGAFAELLRACGGIDGLERVRFTSPHPAEFTDDVIEAMAQTPNVCPALHMPLQSGSDRMLRAMRRSYRAERYLGIIDRVRSAMPHAAITTDLIVGFPGETEADFAATLDVVRQARFAAAFTFQYSKRPGTPAAELDEQLPKAVVQERYMRLIELQEQISLEGNRELIGQTVELLVATGEGRKDARTARMTGRARDGRLVHFTADTPVRPGDIITTAVTEAAPHHLIADAGILTHRRTRAGDAHAARVRPRGIGLGMPGIGPAIEPVEPLGCSR
- the recA gene encoding recombinase RecA translates to MAQAPDREKALELAMAQIEKSYGKGSVMRLGDETRQPISIIPTGSIALDVALGIGGLPRGRVVEIYGPESSGKTTVALHAVANAQAAGGVAAFIDAEHALDPDYAKKLGVDTDSLLVSQPDTGEQALEIADMLIRSGALDILVIDSVAALVPRAELEGEMGDSHVGLQARLMSQALRKMTGALNNSGTTAIFINQLREKIGVMFGSPETTTGGKALKFYASVRMDVRRIETLKDGTDAVGNRTRVKVVKNKVAPPFKQAEFDILYGRGISREGSLIDMGVDQGFIRKSGSWFTYEGEQLGQGKENVRNFLMENGDIANEIEKKIKEKLGIGAVVTADDDVLPAPVDF
- the recX gene encoding recombination regulator RecX, producing MTTSSPLPSTSDPSREEQARALCLRLLTARARTRAELSGQLAKRGYPGDVSARVLDRLAAVGLVDDKDFAKQWVRSRHAHAGKSKRALAAELHTKGVDKEVITTVLAGIDAGAERDRAEELVRAKLRRDTLSGDDARLTRRLVGMLARRGYSQNLACEVVLAELNAERERRRV
- a CDS encoding (2Fe-2S)-binding protein produces the protein MDISGELAEISSYRGFFALTVGGAAAGWHPVRQDYADGFAGLIDTTAKRYNTTDLRIGASLVHLGHATRLWSPVLACALAHGVVPDLQDLQRADDGAQLRLPEPIGEQVAHTSAELLYRLVVQHHMQPFAAGLQVKLAPALLAGNIASALVGASRALLAARPDLRARIVESTESLLNTGVLSGSGAITGSHLGFKRDSCCLFYRLPGRSVCGDCVFRQAPRSGRR